The DNA sequence TATGGGCAGCAACCGCAGCAGCCCTACGGCCAGCAGCCGTACGGCCAGCAGCCGTACGGCCAGCAGCCCGGCCAGCCGGGGTACGGCCAGCCCGGGTACGGCCAGCCGGCCTACGGTCAGCCCGCGCCCGGCTACGCGCAGCCCTACGCGACGGCGCCCGCCACCAAGTCGCCGATCCTCAGCATCCTGTCGCTCGTCGGCGGCATCGTCGGCGTCGTCCTCAACTTCGCCTGGGGGATCGGCTTCCTGTTCGCGGTTGCCGCGATCGTCCTGGGCTTCATCGGCCGCAGGAAGGAGCCGCAGGCCAGGGGATTCTGGCTGACCGGCATCATCCTCGGCTTCGTGGGCGTGGTCATCGCGATCGTCTTCTGGATCGTGGCCGCGGTTCTGCTGGCCAGCTTCAGCACGAACTACCGGTAGTGACAGGTTCGCCGGCGGCTACAGCCGCTCGGCGAGCAACGCGGTGTGACGTCCGGCGACCCTGGTGAGGATCAGGGTCGCCGGACGGTCGCCCGACAGCTTGAGCCGGGTCCGGAGCGCGGCGGGGTCGACGTCCACGCCGCGCTTCTTGATCTCCAGCGTGCCGATCCCGCGCGTCCGCAGCGCCTTCTTGAGGTCCTTCTCGGCGAACGGCAGCGTCTCCAGGATGCGGAATCCGGCCGCGAACGGCGTCTCCACCGGCTCGTCCGCCGTGATGTAGGCGATGCCGTCGCCGAGCATCCGGCCGTCCAGGCGCCGCGCGAGGTCGCCGATCAGGCGCGCGCGGATGACCGCGCCGTCCGGCTCGTACAGGTATTCGCCGAGCTCGCCGGTCTCGGCGTCCTCGCTGTCGGCCTCGGCCGTCAGCTCGTTCGCCTCGTCGCCGCGCAGCACCAGGGCGGCGCGCCGGATGCCCGACCGGGCGAGCGCTCCGAACCACAGCCCGAGCTCCACGACCTGCCCGTCGGCGGACACCCACTGGGCCTCCGCGGTCGACGGGATGAGGTCGCGGTCGAAGCCGGGGCCGAGCTTGAGCCCGACCGAGCGGCCCGTCGCCAGCTCGTACGCGAAGCCGAGCGATGGTGTGTAGTCGTCGGGATCGGTCAGCCGGTCGGTGTCGGTGTGGCCCGCTGTGCGCCGGGCAGGGTCGAGGAAGACGCCGTAGATCGCGCGCAGGCTGACGTCCTCCGCGCGCCGGTGCTCGACCGTCGCGGACGGGAACGGGGCGAGGTTGAAGGCGGCGATCGCGGCCGTGACCTCGTCGGCGTCGACGGCCGTGACCTCCAGCTCGAGGGCTGCGAGGGCGAGGGCGTCCCCGCCGATGCCGCAGCCGAGGTCCGCGACGCGGGTCAGTCCGGCAGCGCGGAACCGTCCGGCGTGCCGCGCGGCGACCGAGAGGCGGGTCGCCTGCTCCAGTCCCGCCTCGGTGAACAGCATCCGGGAGGCGAACTCGCCGAACTTGCCGACCGCCTTCTTGCGGAGCTTCGCCTGCGTCAGCACAGCCGCCACCAGGCCAGGGGAGTGGCCCTGCTTGCGGAGTGAGGTGACCATCCCGAGCACGTCCTTCTCGGACCGGTACGGAGGCAGCGAGTCGAGCAGCCGGAGGCCTTCGGGGCTGAGCAGCTCGACGAGTTCGGACCGGTCCATGGGGACCACGGTACCTTCTGGCACTCACGTTGCGGGACTGCTAACGCACCCCCTAGACTCGTGTTAGCACTCTCCGTGCGAGTTTGCTAACGCAAACCGCGCCTACGCATTGTGTTCGCAAAGACTGAGTTCACCAAAGAAAGAGGTCAACCGTGTCGGTCTCCATCAAGCCGCTCGAAGATCGCATCGTCATCAAGCAGGTCGAGGCTGAGCAGACCACTGCTTCCGGTCTGGTCATCCCCGACACCGCGAAGGAGAAGCCCCAGGAGGGCGAGGTCGTCGCCGTCGGACCGGGCCGCATCGACGACAACGGCAACCGCGTTCCGCTCGACGTCGCCGTCGGCGACAAGGTGATCTACTCCAAGTACGGGGGCACCGAGGTCAAGTTCGGCGGCGAGGACTTCCTGGTCCTCTCGGCTCGCGACGTCCTCGCGGTCGTCGTCCGCTGACGCACCTTCTTTCGGCCGAGGCCCGGGCGCTGCTGCGCCCGGGCCTTCGTCGTCCGTGCGAGCGGTCGTGCCCGGCCTCCACCGCGTCCGCCCGTGTCGCCCGTTCGGAGTAGTGTCGTGGGAGTGCCGCAGCCCCTCTCCGAACACCGCAGGTCCGGCCTGACCTACGCCGTCTCCGCCTACGTCCTCTGGGGCATCCTCCCCATCTACTTCCTCGCGCTCGCGCCGGCCAGCGCCTGGGAGATCGTGGCCTGGCGGGTGATCTTCTCGCTGGTGTTCTGCGCGATCGCGCTCTCGGTGACGCGCGCGTGGCGCACCTTCGGCGCCCTGCTGAAGGACCGCAGGGTCCTGTTCACGATGGGCCTCGCCGGCGCGCTCATCTACGTCAATTGGCAGACCTACGTGCTGGCCACCGTCAGCGGGCACGTCGTGGAGGCGGCCCTCGGCTACTTCATCAACCCGATCGTGACCGTCTTCCTCGGCGTCATCGTCCAGCGCGAACGCCTCCGCATCGCCCAGTGGGTCGCGGTCGGCGTCAGCGTGGTCGCGGTCGTCGTGCTCGCGGTCGGCTACGGGCAGGTCCCGTGGATCGCCCTCATCCTCGCGTTCTCGTTCGGCTTCTACGGCCTGATCAAGAAGCGCGTCGGCGGCCGGGTCGACGCCGTCTCCGGCCTGACCCTGGAGACGATGTGGCTGACGCCGGTCGCCATCGTGCAGCTCGTGGTCGTCAGCCTCACCGTCGGCCTGACCATCGGCTCGGTGAGCGCCTGGCACACCGTCGCGCTGGTCGGCGCGGGAGTGATCACGGCCGTCCCGCTGCTGTTCTTCGCCGCGGCCTCCCGCCGGCTGCCGCTGGTCTACATGGGCTTCATCCAGTACTTCGCGCCGTTCATCCAGTTCCTGGTCGGTGTCGCGGTGCTGCACGAGGCGATGCCGCCGGAGCGCTGGATCGGCTTCGCGATCGTGTGGCTGGCCCTCGCCATCCTGAGCGTCGACATGATCGTGGCGGCGCGCCAGGGGAAGAAGCAGGCGGAGCTGGATCTGGCGACGGTGGAGTGAGGCCTGCGCCGCCCTCCGCCGCGGAATATCCGCCCAGCTTGTGCCGTTACCATGGATCATCCACAACTCGCGCGACCTTGATAGGGGTGAAATGGACCAGGCGGATCCGTTCGGATTCATCGGTTTGACCTACGACGACGTCATGCTCCTCCCCGGGCACACCGACGTCATCCCGAGCGAGGCGGACACCTCGACTCGCCTGACCAAGCGGATCAGCATGGCGACCCCGCTCCTGTCCAGCGCCATGGACACCGTGACCGAGTCGCGCATGGCCGTCGCCATGGCCCGGCACGGCGGCATCGGCATCATCCACCGCAACCTCTCCATCGAGGACCAGGCCACGAACGTGGACAAGGTGAAGCGGTCCGAGTCGGGCATGATCACCAACCCGGTGACCACCACCCCCGACGCCACCGTCGAGGAGGTCGACCTCCTCTGCGGGCAGTTCCGCGTCTCCGGCCTCCCGGTCGTGGAGGGCGACGGAAAGCTCGTCGGCATCATCACCAACCGCGACATGCGCTTCGTCTCCCCATTCGAGCGCTCCACCACGCTGGTGCGCGACGTGATGACCCGCATGCCCCTGATCACCGCGCCGGTCGGCATCGACCCGGACGCCGCCGTCGCGATCTTCGCCGAGCACAAGATCGAGAAGCTGCCGCTCGTGGACGCCGACGGCCGCCTGCGCGGACTCATCACCGTCAAGGACTTCGACAAGAGCGAGAAGTACCCGAACGCCACCAAGGACGACGAGGGCCGCCTGCGCGTCGGCGCCGCGATCGGCTTCTTCGGCGACGCCTGGGACCGCGCGATGACCCTGGTCGACGCGGGCGTCGACGTCATCGTGGTGGACACCGCCAACGGCGACTCCGCCGGCGTGCTCGACATCATCCACCGGCTCAAGCATGAGCCGCGCGCCTCGCACGTCGACATCATCGGCGGCAACGTCGCGACCCGCTCCGGTGCGCAGGCGCTCATCGACGCGGGCGCGGACGCCATCAAGGTCGGCGTCGGCCCCGGCTCCATCTGCACCACCCGCGTCGTCGCCGGCGTCGGCGTGCCGCAGGTGACCGCGGTGTACGAGGCCTCGCTGGCCGCGCGCGCTGCGGACGTCCCGCTCATCGCGGACGGCGGCCTCCAGTACTCGGGCGACATCGCCAAGGCGCTGGTCGCGGGAGCGGAGAGCGTCATGCTCGGCTCGCTGCTGGCCGGCACGGCCGAGTCGCCCGGCGACCTGGTGTTCGTCAATGGCAAGCAGTTCAAGAACTACCGCGGCATGGGGTCGCTCGGCGCCCTCCAGACCCGGGGCAAGAAGACCTCGTACTCGCGCGACCGGTACTTCCAGGCGGACGTCCCCAGCGACGAGCAGCTGATCGCCGAGGGCATCGAAGGGCAGGTGCCGTACCGCGGCCCGCTGTCCGCCGTGGCGTACCAGCTCGTCGGCGGCCTTCGGCAGTCGATGTTCTACGTGGGCGCGCGGACGATTCCGGAGCTGAAGGAGCGCGGCCGGTTCGTGCGGATCACGGCGGCCGGGCTCAAGGAGTCGCACCCGCACGACATCCAGATGGTCGTGGAGGCGCCCAACTACCGCCGCTGAGTCAGCACCCTCCGACAACGGAGGAGATCCGGCCCCTCCGGGCCCCGATCTCCTCCGTTGTCTGCGTTTCGGGGGTGTCCCGGTCCGGATCTCCTCCTGTGCCAACGCCCCGGTTTCCCCTAAGCTGGAAGGCTTTGTCCACGGGGGAAGAGGAACCATGGGTCACATCGACGTCTCCGGCGTCTCGTACGCGCTCGCCGACGGGAGGCCGCTCCTGGACGACGTGTCGTTCCGGGTCGGCGACGGGAGCGTCTCCGCGCTGATCGGCGCCAACGGGGCCGGCAAGTCGACGCTGCTGCGGATCATCCGCGGCGAGCTGCGCCCGGACACCGGCGGCGTCGTGATCGACGGCGGCCTCGGCGTGATGGACCAGTTCGTCGGCCACGTCCGCGACGACCGGACGGTGCGCGACCTCCTCGTGCTCGTCGCGCCCGCCGCCGTCCGCCGGGCGTCGGAGGCGCTCGCCGCGGCCGAGGAGGCGATCGTCGAGCGCGACGAGACGGACACGCAGCTCCGCTACGCGACGGCGCTGACCGACTACGCCGACGCCGGCGGCTACGACCAGGAGGTCGTCTGGGACCACTGCACCGTCGCCGCCCTCGGCCTCCCGTTCGAGCGCGCCCAGTACCGCAGCGTCCGCTCGCTGTCCGGCGGAGAGCAGAAGCGGCTGGTCCTGGAGGCGCTGCTGCGCGGCCCCGAGCAGGTGCTGCTGCTGGACGAGCCGGACAACTACCTGGACGTCCCTGCCAAGCGCTGGCTGGAGGAGCAACTGCGGTCGACGCCGAAGACCGTGCTGCTGGTGTCCCACGACCGCGAGCTGCTGGCGCGCGCCGCCGACCGCATCGTCACCCTGGAGCTCGGCGCCGCCGGCAACACGACCTGGACGCACGGCGGCGGCTTCGGCGGCTACCACGTCGCCCGCGAGGAGCGGATGGCGCGGCTGGAGGAGCTGCGCCGGCGCTGGGACGAGGAGCAGGCCAAGCTGAAGGCCCTGGTGCTGCGGTTCAAGGAGAAGGCGAAGTACAACAGCGACCTGGCCTCCGCGTACCAGGCCGCCCAGACCCGCCTCGCCAAGTTCGAGGCGGCCGGGCCTCCGCAGGAGCGCCCGCGCGAGCAGAACGTGCGGATGCGCCTCACCGGCTCCCGCACCGGCCGCCGCGTGATCGAGTGCGACGGCCTGGAGCTGACCGGCCTGATGCGCCCGTTCGACCTGGAGGTCTGGTTCGGCGAGCGCATCGCGGTCCTCGGCTCCAACGGCTCGGGGAAGTCGCACTTCCTCCGCCTCCTGGCGGCCGGCGGCACCGACCCGGACCCCTCCGTCGGCCACCTGGCCTCCGCGGAGGTCGCGGGCGCACCGGTGCCGCACTCCGGCGTCGCGAAGCTCGGCGCCCGCGTGGCTCCGGGCCTGTTCGCGCAGGCGCACGAGCACCCCGAACTGGTCGGCCGCACCCTCCTCGACATCCTGCACCGCGGCGACGACCGCCGAGACGGGATGCCCCGGGAGGCCGCCAGCCGCGTCCTCGACCGCTACGGCCTGGCGGCGTCGGCCGAGCAGACGTTCGAGTCGCTGTCCGGAGGGCAGCAGGCGCGCCTCCAGATCCTCCTGCTGGAGCTGTCGGGCGCGACCCTGCTGCTGCTCGACGAGCCCACCGACAACCTGGACCTGGTGTCGGCCGAGGCGCTGGAGGACGGGCTCGCCGGGTACGAGGGGACGGTGGTGGCGGTGACGCACGACCGCTGGTTCGCGCGCGGCTTCGACCGGTACCTGGTGTTCGGGGCGAACGGGAACGTGTACGAGGCGGCGGAGCCGGTGTGGGATGAGGCGCGGGTGGAGCGGGTGCGGTAGGGCTCATGCGATTCGTCACGAATCGCGGCTTTCGCGCGCGGATTCGCGACATTCGTGACGAATGTCAGCGGAGTCGGGCGATCCGCTCCACCGCCTCCGTCAGGACCTCCGGGGAGCAGGCCAGGTTCACGCGCGCGAAACCCGCGCCCTCGCGCCCGAAGTCCAGCCCGCGCACCAGCGCGACCCGGGCCTCCGCGAGGATGCGCTCCGCCGGCTCGTCGCCCCAGCCGAGCCCGCGGAAGTCGACCCAGGCCAGGTAGCTCGCGTGCGGCTCGCGGTAGACCGCCTCGGGGAGGTGCGTGGCGAGCAGCTGCCCGAACAGCGCCCGGTTCGCCTCGATCGACTCCAGAGTGCCCGCGAGCCACGAGCGGCTGTCGTCGAACGCCGCCTCCGTCGCGATCCGGCCGAGCAGGCTCGTGCGGACCTCCACCTCGACCGGGAGGGCGTGGAGTTGCACGGTCCGCGCCGGAGACGCCGCGACCATCAGCGCGCACTTCACCCCGGCGAGGTTCCAGGCCTTGCTCGCCGAGTGGGCCGCCACGCCGACGGAGCGCGCGGCATCCGACACCGACAGGAACGGCGTGAACGTCTCGTCCGAGTGCGTCAGCGGCGCGTGGATCTCGTCGCTCACTACGGCGACGTCGTAGCGCGCCGCCAGCGCGGCGACGGCCTCCAGATCAGCCCGCGGGTGGACCAGGCCGAGCGGGTTGTGCGGGTGGCAGAGCAGCAGCGCGCGGGCGCCGCCGGCGAAGGCGCGCTCCAGGCCGGCGAGGTCGAGGGACCAGGTCGTTCCGTCGTCCAGCAGCGGGACCTCCTCGACCACGCCGCCCGCCTCCGGGATGAACTCGTAGAACGGCGGGTAGACCGGCGGCGTGATGACCACGCCGTCGCCGGGCGCGATCAGCATGCGCAGCGCCTCCACGATCACCACGCTCACATCCGTCGTCGTCAGGACGGAGGCCGGGTCGACCTCCCAGCCCCAGGTGTCGTGCGCGTAGCGGGCGAAGGCGCTCTTGGCGCGGTCGTCCTCGCCGATGTAGCCGGTGTCGCCGCGGTCGATCGCGGCGTGCAGGGCGGCGGCGATCGGCGGGGCCAGCGGATAGTCCGTCTCGGCCACGAACAGCGGCAGCACGTCCTCCGGGTACAGGCTCCACTTCTCGCTGGTGCGCTGGCGGAGGCGGGCGAGGGGCTCGGCGTCGACGGTCACCTGCCTACTCTGCCAGTGCCGCGCCATAGACTGAACCCGTGAGTATGGAGATTGAGATCGGGCGGGCCAAGCGTGCCCGCCGCGTGTACGCCTTCGACGACGTCGCGGTGGTGCCCAGCCGGCGCACGCGCGACCCCGAGGACGTCTCGGTCGCCTGGACCATCGACGCGTACCAGTTCAACATCCCGTTCCTGGCCGCCCCGATGGACTCGGTCGTCTCTCCGACCACCGCCATCATGATGGGCCAGCTCGGCGGGCTCGGCGTCCTCGACCTGGAGGGCGTCTGGACCCGGTACGAGGACCCGGAGCCGCTGCTCGCCGAGATCCGCGAGCTGCCGGCCGACAAGGCGACCCGGCGCATGCAGGAGATCTACTCCGAGCCGATCAAGCCCGAGCTGGTCACCCGCCGGCTCGCCGAGATCCGCGAGGGCGGCGTCACCGTCGCCGGCGCGCTCTCGCCGCAACGCACCCAGGAGCTCTACCAGACCGTCGTGGAGGCCGGGGTCGACCTGTTCGTCATCCGCGGCACCACGGTCTCCGCGGAGCACGTGTCGAAGAGCGTCGAGCCGCTCAACCTCAAGAAGTTCATCTACGAGCTCGACGTCCCCGTGATCGTCGGCGGCGCCGCGACCTACACGGCGGCGCTGCACCTCATGCGCACCGGCGCGGCCGGCGTGCTCGTCGGCTTCGGCGGAGGCGCGGCCTCGACCACCCGCTCCACGCTCGGCATCCACGCCCCGATGGCGACCGCCGTCGCGGACGTCGCCGGCGCCCGCCGCGACTACATGGACGAGTCGGGCGGCCGCTACGTGCACGTCATCGCCGACGGCGGCCTCGGCAGCTCGGGCGACATCGTCAAGGCCATCGCGTGCGGCGCGGACGCTGTCATGCTCGGCACCACGCTGGCCCGCGCGACCGATGCCCCGGGCGGCGGCTGGCACTGGGGCGCCGAGGCGGTCCACTCTCAGCTGCCCCGAGGCAACCGGGTCGCCGTCGGCCAGGTCGCCCCGCTCGAGGAGATCCTGTACGGCCCCGCACCGGTCGCCGAGGGAACTGCGAATCTCGTGGGGGCCTTGCGCAGGAGCATGGCAACGACGGGATACTCGGACTTGAAGGAGTTCCAGCGCGTCGAGGTGGTCGTCGCGCCGTACCAAGGGCATTAGTTTCCGGCCGAGGGCGGCCGGGGAGGAGGAAACGATGGCGACAGCATCCCCGTCCGCGACGGAGGTCGCGTACCCCTCACGGCTCGGCCCGGCCGAGCGCGCCGCCGCGATCCAGGCCCTCAAGGACACCGAGCTCGACATCCTCGTGGTCGGCGGCGGCATCGTCGGCGTCGGCAGCGCCGTCGACGCGGTCACCCGTGGCCTGAGCGTCGGCCTGGTGGAGGCCCGCGACTTCGCGTCCGGCACCTCCAGCCGGTCGTCCAAGCTGGTCCACGGCGGCATCCGCTACCTGGAGCAGCTGGACTTCGGGCTCGTTCGCGAGGCCCTGATCGAGCGCGGCCTCCTGCTGCAGCGGATCGCCCCGCACCTGGTCAAGCCGGTCCGGTTCCTGTACCCGCTGCACAAGCACGTCTGGGAGCGCTTCTACATCGGCGCCGGCATGATGCTGTACGACATCTTCTCCTACAGCGGCCTCCGCCCACCGGGGGTGCCGCACCACCGCCACCTCAGCCGGCGGCAGGTGCTGAAGGCCATCCCGAGCATGTCCCCGAGCGCGCTGGTCGGCGGGATCACGTACTACGACGCGCAGGTCGACGACGCCCGCTACACGGCGACGCTCGCGCGCACCGCGGCCCACTACGGTGCGCACGTCGCGCCGCGCGTCCGGGTCGAGGGCTTCCTGAAGGTCGGCGAGCGCGTCGTCGGCGTGCAGGCGGTCGACCAGGAGACCGGCGAGCGGTTCGAGATCCGCGCCAAGCAGGTCGTCAACGCGACCGGCGTGTGGACGGACGACACCCAGTCGATGGTGGGGGAGCGCGGCCAGTTCAAGGTGCGTGCGTCGAAGGGCATCCACCTCGTGGTCCCGCGCGACCGGTTCCAGTCCAAGATGGGCCTGATCCTCCGCACCGAGAAGAGCGTGCTGTTCGTGATCCCGTGGGGCCGGCACTGGCTGATCGGCACCACCGACACCGACTGGCACCTCGACAAGGCGCACCCGGCGGCGACCGCGGCAGACATCGACTACCTGCTCGCGCACGTCAACCAGGTGCTCAACGTCCCGCTCACCCGGGAGGACGTGGAGGGCGTCTACGCGGGGCTGCGCCCGCTGCTCGCCGGCGAGTCGGAGGAGACCTCCAAGCTGTCCCGCGAGCACCTCGTCGCCCACTCGGTGCCCGGGCTGGTCGTGATCGCCGGCGGCAAGTGGACGACCTACCGCGTGATGGCGAAGGATGCGATCGACGCCGCCGTGGACGCGCTCGACGGCAAGATCCCGGCGAGCACGACGATGGAGATCCCGCTGGTCGGGGCCGAGGGCTACCAGGCCGCGTGGAACCGCCGCGGGCGGATCGCGAGCGAGTCCGGCCTCCACCCGGCGCGAGTCGAGCACCTGCTCAACCGGTACGGGACGATGGCGGAGGACATCCTCGCCTTGATCCGCCAGGACGAGTCGCTGGCCCAGCCGCTGCCCGGCGCGGACGACTACATCGGCGCGGAGGTCGTCTACGCGGCCAGCCACGAGGGCGCCCTCCACCTGGAGGACGTGCTCGCCCGCCGCACCCGCATCTCCATCGAAGCCTGGGACCGCGGCGTCTCGGCGGCGCCGGTCGCGGCGTCGCTGATGGCCGGGGTGCTCGGCTGGGATGCCGCCCGCGAGGAGCGCGAGGTGCAGACCTACCTGAAGCGGGTCGCCGCCGAGCGCGCCAGCCAGCAGCAGCCCGACGACGAGTCGGCCGACCGCGTGCGCCTGGAGGCCCCGGACATCGTTGACGTGGACGCCGCCGCCGCGAAGGCGAGCGCGGTCACGCGCACAGCGAAGGCCGCGTCGGCGAAGACTCCGGCGGCGAAGGCGGCCGCGAAGCCGTCCGGAGCCGCACAGGCCGGGGACGCGCCTCCCCAGGAGGAGTGAGCCACCCCGGCTAGTGAGCCACCCGGCCGAAAAGAGCCCGAAACCTCCCTCCGGTAAACTGGACTTCAGTGCCCGAGACGGATGGAGACGGATAGATGGTTGACGTTCGACGGGTGAAGTTGCCCGGCGTCGGGGTGTTGCACACCTTCGTGACGGACGATGGCGGCAAGGTCGGCGTCATCGCGCACCGCTCCGGTCACAGCGACCTGATCACGTTCTCCGACCACGAGGACGGCGCCGACGTGACCAAGGTCTCGCTGCGTCTCAACGAGGACGAGGCGCACACGCTCGCCGAGCTCCTCGGAGGCACCCAGATCACCGAGTCGCTGACCGCGCTCGACCAGATCCCCGGCCTCAGCATCGACTGGTTCTCGGTCGACTACGAGGACTACATCGCGGGCCAGCAGCTCGGCGCGCCCGGCGACCGCGGCTTCGTCGGGCTCACCGTCGTCGCCGTCGTGCGCGGGGACTCCGCCAACCCGGCTCCCGCGCCCGACTTCAAAGTCTTCCCCGGCGACACGCTCGTCGTCGCGGGCACCCCGGAGAAGGTCGCCAAGGCCTTCGCGTTCTTCCGCACCGGCGAGA is a window from the Leifsonia shinshuensis genome containing:
- a CDS encoding DUF4190 domain-containing protein, with the protein product MSDPNTPSGAPEPEGTDGSTPAQPVPPSSDIPPAAAPDGVPPTPPVAPPVPPAQPAQPGYGAPQQPYGQQPYGQQPQQPYGQQPYGQQPQQPYGQQPYGQQPYGQQPGQPGYGQPGYGQPAYGQPAPGYAQPYATAPATKSPILSILSLVGGIVGVVLNFAWGIGFLFAVAAIVLGFIGRRKEPQARGFWLTGIILGFVGVVIAIVFWIVAAVLLASFSTNYR
- a CDS encoding THUMP-like domain-containing protein, whose product is MDRSELVELLSPEGLRLLDSLPPYRSEKDVLGMVTSLRKQGHSPGLVAAVLTQAKLRKKAVGKFGEFASRMLFTEAGLEQATRLSVAARHAGRFRAAGLTRVADLGCGIGGDALALAALELEVTAVDADEVTAAIAAFNLAPFPSATVEHRRAEDVSLRAIYGVFLDPARRTAGHTDTDRLTDPDDYTPSLGFAYELATGRSVGLKLGPGFDRDLIPSTAEAQWVSADGQVVELGLWFGALARSGIRRAALVLRGDEANELTAEADSEDAETGELGEYLYEPDGAVIRARLIGDLARRLDGRMLGDGIAYITADEPVETPFAAGFRILETLPFAEKDLKKALRTRGIGTLEIKKRGVDVDPAALRTRLKLSGDRPATLILTRVAGRHTALLAERL
- the groES gene encoding co-chaperone GroES codes for the protein MSVSIKPLEDRIVIKQVEAEQTTASGLVIPDTAKEKPQEGEVVAVGPGRIDDNGNRVPLDVAVGDKVIYSKYGGTEVKFGGEDFLVLSARDVLAVVVR
- the rarD gene encoding EamA family transporter RarD, whose translation is MPQPLSEHRRSGLTYAVSAYVLWGILPIYFLALAPASAWEIVAWRVIFSLVFCAIALSVTRAWRTFGALLKDRRVLFTMGLAGALIYVNWQTYVLATVSGHVVEAALGYFINPIVTVFLGVIVQRERLRIAQWVAVGVSVVAVVVLAVGYGQVPWIALILAFSFGFYGLIKKRVGGRVDAVSGLTLETMWLTPVAIVQLVVVSLTVGLTIGSVSAWHTVALVGAGVITAVPLLFFAAASRRLPLVYMGFIQYFAPFIQFLVGVAVLHEAMPPERWIGFAIVWLALAILSVDMIVAARQGKKQAELDLATVE
- the guaB gene encoding IMP dehydrogenase encodes the protein MDQADPFGFIGLTYDDVMLLPGHTDVIPSEADTSTRLTKRISMATPLLSSAMDTVTESRMAVAMARHGGIGIIHRNLSIEDQATNVDKVKRSESGMITNPVTTTPDATVEEVDLLCGQFRVSGLPVVEGDGKLVGIITNRDMRFVSPFERSTTLVRDVMTRMPLITAPVGIDPDAAVAIFAEHKIEKLPLVDADGRLRGLITVKDFDKSEKYPNATKDDEGRLRVGAAIGFFGDAWDRAMTLVDAGVDVIVVDTANGDSAGVLDIIHRLKHEPRASHVDIIGGNVATRSGAQALIDAGADAIKVGVGPGSICTTRVVAGVGVPQVTAVYEASLAARAADVPLIADGGLQYSGDIAKALVAGAESVMLGSLLAGTAESPGDLVFVNGKQFKNYRGMGSLGALQTRGKKTSYSRDRYFQADVPSDEQLIAEGIEGQVPYRGPLSAVAYQLVGGLRQSMFYVGARTIPELKERGRFVRITAAGLKESHPHDIQMVVEAPNYRR
- a CDS encoding ABC-F family ATP-binding cassette domain-containing protein; translated protein: MGHIDVSGVSYALADGRPLLDDVSFRVGDGSVSALIGANGAGKSTLLRIIRGELRPDTGGVVIDGGLGVMDQFVGHVRDDRTVRDLLVLVAPAAVRRASEALAAAEEAIVERDETDTQLRYATALTDYADAGGYDQEVVWDHCTVAALGLPFERAQYRSVRSLSGGEQKRLVLEALLRGPEQVLLLDEPDNYLDVPAKRWLEEQLRSTPKTVLLVSHDRELLARAADRIVTLELGAAGNTTWTHGGGFGGYHVAREERMARLEELRRRWDEEQAKLKALVLRFKEKAKYNSDLASAYQAAQTRLAKFEAAGPPQERPREQNVRMRLTGSRTGRRVIECDGLELTGLMRPFDLEVWFGERIAVLGSNGSGKSHFLRLLAAGGTDPDPSVGHLASAEVAGAPVPHSGVAKLGARVAPGLFAQAHEHPELVGRTLLDILHRGDDRRDGMPREAASRVLDRYGLAASAEQTFESLSGGQQARLQILLLELSGATLLLLDEPTDNLDLVSAEALEDGLAGYEGTVVAVTHDRWFARGFDRYLVFGANGNVYEAAEPVWDEARVERVR
- a CDS encoding MalY/PatB family protein, with the protein product MTVDAEPLARLRQRTSEKWSLYPEDVLPLFVAETDYPLAPPIAAALHAAIDRGDTGYIGEDDRAKSAFARYAHDTWGWEVDPASVLTTTDVSVVIVEALRMLIAPGDGVVITPPVYPPFYEFIPEAGGVVEEVPLLDDGTTWSLDLAGLERAFAGGARALLLCHPHNPLGLVHPRADLEAVAALAARYDVAVVSDEIHAPLTHSDETFTPFLSVSDAARSVGVAAHSASKAWNLAGVKCALMVAASPARTVQLHALPVEVEVRTSLLGRIATEAAFDDSRSWLAGTLESIEANRALFGQLLATHLPEAVYREPHASYLAWVDFRGLGWGDEPAERILAEARVALVRGLDFGREGAGFARVNLACSPEVLTEAVERIARLR
- a CDS encoding GuaB3 family IMP dehydrogenase-related protein; protein product: MEIEIGRAKRARRVYAFDDVAVVPSRRTRDPEDVSVAWTIDAYQFNIPFLAAPMDSVVSPTTAIMMGQLGGLGVLDLEGVWTRYEDPEPLLAEIRELPADKATRRMQEIYSEPIKPELVTRRLAEIREGGVTVAGALSPQRTQELYQTVVEAGVDLFVIRGTTVSAEHVSKSVEPLNLKKFIYELDVPVIVGGAATYTAALHLMRTGAAGVLVGFGGGAASTTRSTLGIHAPMATAVADVAGARRDYMDESGGRYVHVIADGGLGSSGDIVKAIACGADAVMLGTTLARATDAPGGGWHWGAEAVHSQLPRGNRVAVGQVAPLEEILYGPAPVAEGTANLVGALRRSMATTGYSDLKEFQRVEVVVAPYQGH
- a CDS encoding glycerol-3-phosphate dehydrogenase/oxidase; translation: MATASPSATEVAYPSRLGPAERAAAIQALKDTELDILVVGGGIVGVGSAVDAVTRGLSVGLVEARDFASGTSSRSSKLVHGGIRYLEQLDFGLVREALIERGLLLQRIAPHLVKPVRFLYPLHKHVWERFYIGAGMMLYDIFSYSGLRPPGVPHHRHLSRRQVLKAIPSMSPSALVGGITYYDAQVDDARYTATLARTAAHYGAHVAPRVRVEGFLKVGERVVGVQAVDQETGERFEIRAKQVVNATGVWTDDTQSMVGERGQFKVRASKGIHLVVPRDRFQSKMGLILRTEKSVLFVIPWGRHWLIGTTDTDWHLDKAHPAATAADIDYLLAHVNQVLNVPLTREDVEGVYAGLRPLLAGESEETSKLSREHLVAHSVPGLVVIAGGKWTTYRVMAKDAIDAAVDALDGKIPASTTMEIPLVGAEGYQAAWNRRGRIASESGLHPARVEHLLNRYGTMAEDILALIRQDESLAQPLPGADDYIGAEVVYAASHEGALHLEDVLARRTRISIEAWDRGVSAAPVAASLMAGVLGWDAAREEREVQTYLKRVAAERASQQQPDDESADRVRLEAPDIVDVDAAAAKASAVTRTAKAASAKTPAAKAAAKPSGAAQAGDAPPQEE
- a CDS encoding cation:proton antiporter regulatory subunit gives rise to the protein MVDVRRVKLPGVGVLHTFVTDDGGKVGVIAHRSGHSDLITFSDHEDGADVTKVSLRLNEDEAHTLAELLGGTQITESLTALDQIPGLSIDWFSVDYEDYIAGQQLGAPGDRGFVGLTVVAVVRGDSANPAPAPDFKVFPGDTLVVAGTPEKVAKAFAFFRTGETVRATTDAPPGG